In a single window of the Littorina saxatilis isolate snail1 linkage group LG3, US_GU_Lsax_2.0, whole genome shotgun sequence genome:
- the LOC138961900 gene encoding uncharacterized protein: MENICFFFQTETCFPANGNLQDQHRGPNMVFRGNFLIVNPPATPSPAEGHRCMVFPCLDILASTEADYILRGKMIALHGKKLFICGFLLSSEDLDKLLHPQWLGDKVIDAFMALLVADGRSLAIPTFLTQMWDMADTNSENLLIPIGISAEMFTFAVVNVDACHWVLLAANNRTKSISFVDPSPASKDKMKWIHIWRRVVKKKSLELGQKPNDWQEGAIVSSEQTDNTSCGGFVLMNAFALVHGIDLRMLTTEHAVVFRRFILTRLLQEAGYSIKLAQTCSWPGCNIHSLDQKFCIYCKQWRHLDHWTPFRRTQIPEGFICGDCFLLTLRIN; this comes from the exons ATGGAAaacatttgtttcttttttcagaCTGAAACTTGTTTTCCAGCAAATGGCAATCTCCAAG ACCAACATCGGGGACCGAACATGGTCTTTCGTGGAAACTTTTTGATCGTCAACCCACCTGCTACACCCTCGCCGGCCGAGGGGCACCGCTGCATGGTGTTCCCCTGTCTGGACATATTAG CATCGACAGAAGCAGACTACATACTCCGGGGCAAAATGATTGCTCTCCACGGAAAAAAACTCTTCATTTGCGGGTTTCTTCTGAGCAGTGAAGACCTGGACAAGTTGCTCCATCCGCAGTGGCTCGGAGACAAA GTCATTGACGCTTTCATGGCTCTGCTGGTGGCAGACGGCAGGTCACTAGCAATACCTACATTTTTAACGCAAATGTGGGATATGGCTGACACCAATTCAGAAAATCTCCTAATCCCT ATTGGTATTTCAGCAGAGATGTTTACATTCGCCGTAGTTAATGTAGATGCCTGTCACTGGGTGCTGTTGGCAGCGAATAATAGGACCAAATCGATCTCCTTCGTGGACCCATCTCCAGCCTCTAAAGACAAAATGAAGTGGATACATATCTGGAG acgCGTTGTCAAGAAGAAGAGTCTGGAACTTGGTCAAAAACCAAACGACTGGCAGGAAGGCGCGATTGTGTCGTCCGAACAGACGGACAACACTTCATGTGGCGGTTTTGTTCTCATG AACGCTTTCGCACTTGTTCATGGAATCGACCTCCGCATGTTGACCACAGAGCATGCAGTGGTTTTCAGGCGGTTTATACTCACGCGCCTTCTCCAAGAAGCCGGGTACTCTATCAAACTTGCTCAGACGTGCAGTTGGCCAGGATGTAACATACACTCTCTGGACCAGAAATTCTGCATATATTGCAAACAATGGAGACATTTGGACCATTGGACACCGTTCAGGCGGACCCAGATACCCGAGGGTTTCATTTGTGGGGACTGCTTTCTACTGACACTCCGTATTAAttag